A genomic region of Acomys russatus unplaced genomic scaffold, mAcoRus1.1, whole genome shotgun sequence contains the following coding sequences:
- the LOC127186353 gene encoding odorant-binding protein 1a-like, with product MLKFLLLALVFGFAQAKLEGTWYTIAIAADNVEKIEKEGEMRLYDREITCEEECKKMRIKFFVKQNGQCTETTVVGEVQEDGETYQAQFSGNNYFKPVKQTEEHVVFTVQNIDKDKKETRLIFVLGKNEKLTPEEMEKLVEFAKEKGIPPENIREIVKTDTCPK from the exons ATGTTAAAGTTCCTGCTGCTCGCTTTGGTATTTGGTTTCGCTCAGGCTAAG CTTGAAGGAACTTGGTATACCATTGCCATCGCTGCTGATAATGTAGAGAagatagagaaagaaggagagatgagACTCTACGATCGGGAAATTACTTGTGAAGAGGAATGTAAAAAAATGAGAATCAAATTTTTTGTCAA ACAAAATGGACAGTGTACTGAGACCACAGTTGTGGGGGAGGTGCAAGAAGATGGTGAGACCTACCAAGCCCAGT TTtcaggaaataattattttaaacccGTGAAGCAAACAGAAGAGCATGTAGTCTTTACCGTTCAGAATATCGATAAGGATAAGAAGGAAACACGACTGATTTTTGTTCTTGGTAAGAATG aaaagttgactcctgaagaaatggaaaaacttGTTGAATTTGCTAAGGAAAAAGGCATTCCACCTGAAAACATTCGAGAAATTGTGAAAACAG